The following proteins are encoded in a genomic region of Salminus brasiliensis chromosome 25, fSalBra1.hap2, whole genome shotgun sequence:
- the cdkn1ca gene encoding cyclin dependent kinase inhibitor 1Ca produces the protein MANVEVQSVLERHAARRTFPLLARTKVCRSLFGPVDHEELNREMKQKLQEISEGERSRWNFNFEQNSPLPGNYEWEEVGARCVPAFYRDSVRCGARARTALPICVKADSTECVGKNAEQEERPAAELNQENRSGALNGTPACARKKRRTRSVPESARSGSTHITDFFPKRKRSAESSSTPVEITPRKRIR, from the exons ATGGCCAACGTAGAGGTGCAGAGCGTACTGGAGAGACACGCAGCGCGGAGGACGTTCCCTCTGCTGGCCCGCACTAAGGTCTGCCGGAGCCTCTTCGGACCGGTCGATCACGAGGAACTGAACCGGGAGATGAAGCAGAAGCTGCAGGAGATCTCGGAGGGGGAGCGCAGCCGCTGGAACTTCAACTTCGAGCAGAACTCGCCGCTGCCTGGGAATTACGAGTGGGAGGAAGTGGGCGCGCGGTGCGTGCCGGCCTTCTACCGGGACTCTGTGCGGTGCGGCGCCAGAGCGCGGACTGCTTTGCCGATTTGCGTTAAAGCGGACAGCACGGAGTGCGTAGGGAAAAACGCGGAGCAGGAGGAGCGTCCCGCCGCGGAGCTAAACCAGGAGAACCGGTCCGGAGCGCTGAACGGGACACCGGCATGTGCGCGTAAAAAGAGACGGACTCGGTCTGTCCCGGAGTCTGCAAGAAGTGGCAGCACTCACATCACAG ACTTTTTCCCCAAAAGAAAGAGGTCTGCAGAAAGCTCCTCCACGCCGGTTGAAATCACCCCCCGCAAGAGAATCAGATG A